Proteins from one Kwoniella shivajii chromosome 1, complete sequence genomic window:
- a CDS encoding 60S ribosomal protein L2-A — protein MGRVIRAQRKSGGIFRSHTHHNKNPARLRNLDFAEKNGYIRGVVREIIHDAGRGAPLATVVFRDPYRYKLRKETFLATEGISTGSFIYAGKKATLNVGNILPVGQTPEGTIISNVEEKIGDRGALARTSGNYATVIGHSESGVTRIRLPSGAKKTISSRCRATVGIIAGGGRIDKPFLKAGRKHHAMRAKRNSWPRTRGVAMNPVDHPHGGGNHQHIGHASTMARDAPSGQKAGLIAARRTGLLRGTAGKTVDTA, from the exons ATGGGT CGAGTTATCAGAGCTCAAAGAAAGTCTGGAGGTATCTTCAGATCCCACACCCACCACAACAAAAACCCAGCTCGATTGAGGAACCTCGATTTCGCTGAAAAGAATGGTTATATCAGAGGTGTAGTAAGGGAGATCATCCACGATGCTGGTCG AGGTGCACCCCTCGCCACTGTCGTCTTCAGAGACCCTTACCGATACAAGCTCCGAAAAGAGACTTTCCTCGCTACCGAGGGTATCTCTACCGGATCTTTCATCTACGCCGGTAAGAAAGCCACTTTAAACGTTGGTAACATCCTTCCCGTTGGTCAAACTCCCGAAGGTACCATTATCAGTAACGTCGAGGAGAAAATTGGTGACCGAGGAGCTCTTGCCCGAACTTCCGGTAACTACGCCACTGTCATTGGACACTCTGAATCTGGTGTAACCAGAATCAGACTCCCTTCAGGTGCCAAGAAGACCATCTCTTCAAGATGTAGAGCTACCGTTGGTATCATCGCTGGTGGTGGAAGAATCGACAAACCATTCCTTAAAGCCGGTAGAAAACACCATGCTATGAGAGCCAAGAGAAACTCATGGCCTAGAACTCGTGGTGTTGCTATGAACCCGGTTGACCATCCCCACGGTGGTGGTAATCATCAACATATCGGTCACGCTTCTACCATGGCCCGAGATGCTCCATCCGGTCAAAAAGCTGGTCTTATCGCTGCCAGAAGAACCGGTCTTCTC CGAGGTACTGCTGGAAAAACCGTCGACACCGCTTAA
- a CDS encoding protein BMH2, protein MSNREDSVYLAKLAEQAERYEEMVENMKHVASSDQELTVEERNLLSVAYKNVIGARRASWRIVSSIEQKEESKGNEAQVSMIKAYREKIEAELAKICEDILEVLDKHLIPSAASGESKVFYHKMMGDYHRYLAEFATGDKRKDSADKSLEAYKAASDVAVTELPPTHPIRLGLALNFSVFYYEILNSPDRACHLAKQAFDDAIAELDTLSEESYKDSTLIMQLLRDNLTLWTSDMTEPTDKDKDAEEPKEEAAAPAAA, encoded by the exons ATGTCCAACCGAGAAGATTCCGTCTACCTTGCCAAGCTCGCTGAGCAAGCTGAGCGATATGAGG AAATGGTCGAGAACATGAAGCACGTCGCTTCTTCTGACCAAGAACTCACCGTCGAGGAGCGAAATCTCCTTTCCGTCGCCTACAAGAATGTCATCGGTGCTCGACGTGCCTCTTGGCGAATTGTTTCCTCCATTGAACAAAAGGAGGAATCCAAGGGTAACGAGGCTCAAGTTTCCATGATCAAGGCTTACAGAGAAAAGATCGAGGCTGAGCTCGCCAAGATCTGTGAGGACATCCTCGAGGTTCTCGACAAACACCTTATCCCTTCCGCTGCCTCTGGCGAGTCCAAAGTCTTCTACCACAAGAT GATGGGAGACTACCACCGATACCTCGCTGAGTTCGCCACCGGTGACAAGCGAAAAGACTCTGCCGATAAGTCTCTCGAGGCTTACAAGGCTGCTTCCGACGTTGCCGTCACCGAGCTCCCCCCTACTCACCCCATCAGACTTGGTTTGGCTCTTAACTTCTCTGTATTCTA CTACGAGATCCTCAACAGTCCCGATCGAGCATGTCACCTCGCCAAACAAGCTTTCGATGATGCCATCGCTGAGCTTGACACCCTCTCTGAGGAATCCTACAA GGACTCTACCCTTATCATGCAACTTCTCCGAGACAACCTTACCTTGTGGACTTCAGACATGACCGAGCCTACCG ACAAAGACAAGGATGCCGAGGAACCAAAGGAGGAAGCTGCCGCTCCTGCTGCCGCTTAA